A single genomic interval of Leptospira semungkisensis harbors:
- a CDS encoding PAS domain-containing protein, whose amino-acid sequence MDSKKIKPPANKRTSETELQAANEKIAELEKKIKTLSASELNSKLLRTLVDYSPSVITILNTETGVFEEINSTAEILFGYTREEFLAMGPSDISPPFQPNGRDSKSFAMEKVGLALRGETPVFRWNHAHRDGTVIPCEIHLVLIPGTSNLVRGNIIDLRSELAAEALLKSKEERLDLVIKSADLGFWDWNIVDGSIMPNEKWASLLGYTLSELEPNYKFWESSVHPEDYRKTVDQLDRHLKGELELFDADFRMKCKDGSWKWIRSRGKVWERDKKGKPIRALGIHLDINESKETEKILAEKERTLDLAVQGANLGIWDFDILTNEHHVDENWLKMIGYKPGDINPTYEFWNDNLHPDDRNKTNEAWQSYVKGEVEAYSTAFRLKCKDGSYKWILTRGKIAERDSQGNPIRMIGIHIDISEQKQTEDELLETKLFLDRAQKTAKVGSWEYDIASGKLKASEELYQILETTDLEDPSMLSSIHPDDRERVSEHFLRSVQEGIAEEIEYRSLTPSGTEKILLNRTDFIRDPEARVQKLLGTIQDISLQRKKEKEEERKRDLERLTSSISTELINQPILEIEEAIYNTIKKVTHFFNMDRGNLVTYDLDRMIRTLVCEYIHPNAKNQTQTWQKETTINPEHPLSRTLLGGSMVVTDVEGVVSLDKEIKMPIQALTIKSLVAVPLTFEGKIVGGLGINSEKTLKEREHQFTDFELSGLKAIGELLTNALERKRKHAELVAERDLLSEIMKTSVAAITVLSPDGSILYANSSAERVLGLTLDKIQSRKYNAPEWKATSIDGGEWTMEDQPFVRVMKSGQPVYDVRHAIEDDQGRKKFLSINGAPIKDSEGNITNLVFLILDITESLLAEKALKQNEDRYRRVAEQTGQLVYDQDLPSGKITWAGAVEKITGYNFQEFQHVDETLRTEFIHPEDRTRVLRSVSYARENGGHFTAEYRFLRKDGNYIIVEDKGVFVTNSKFETNRLLGAMADITERRQAQNDLMESEERLRLALNASKMGTWSWNLVDGSVYWSSDTAAIFGLQTVDSNQGKPGYFMDLAHPDDRERIQRSIRSSIRGGSSDVHLEYRMFHPDGTVHWLEARGQVYRKSGKMPIRMAGIIMDITDRKKSEEKLKASEARFQTFYRFANEAIIFLHPRTEKILDINPAFLRIFGFSQKDLYSISPVSLFTPDSWATLHARIRSFESSENLELQAVRWNGQIFSAIGSVHFYTERDSYVAAISISDTSALQEVRELKVINDEITVRNRLIEMQKNELQETLENLTKAQAQLIQSEKMAALGQLIAGVAHEINNPIGAVQASNQNLQESLIRFQTILPDVQTVLAAMTPEQVESFKVFLGLVRQSKEQLAGMEERNAKKAIISQLQELHIPNHYAFAEALVDMGFKELPKVAIPFLRCDRANVLLEYSTLEAFFFSNTNTIQMAVDRVSKILYALKNFSHFDTTSEKMLASIPENIETVLTIYQNQLKKGINVTKEYGDIPKILCYPDDLMHVWTNLIYNSLQAMDFRGNIKIKAYKKSDCIAVEISDNGPGIPEAILDKIFQPFFTTKLPGEGSGLGLDIVKKIVEKHEGKIEVETAPGATTFRILLPILRAKHIGILDIP is encoded by the coding sequence GTGGACTCTAAAAAAATAAAACCGCCGGCTAATAAAAGAACTAGCGAGACCGAGCTACAAGCTGCGAACGAAAAGATCGCAGAGCTGGAAAAGAAGATCAAAACTCTTTCCGCTTCGGAATTGAATTCCAAATTACTACGCACATTAGTCGACTATTCCCCTTCCGTAATAACGATTCTAAATACCGAGACTGGTGTATTCGAAGAAATCAATTCCACTGCAGAGATCCTATTCGGATACACTCGCGAAGAATTTCTCGCTATGGGTCCGAGTGATATCTCACCTCCATTCCAACCGAACGGGCGAGATTCTAAAAGTTTCGCGATGGAAAAGGTCGGTCTTGCACTAAGAGGTGAGACGCCAGTCTTTAGATGGAATCATGCGCATAGAGATGGAACTGTTATACCATGTGAGATCCATCTAGTATTGATCCCTGGCACCTCCAATCTAGTTCGCGGAAATATAATAGACTTAAGATCCGAACTTGCTGCAGAAGCATTACTTAAAAGTAAAGAAGAAAGATTAGATCTAGTGATCAAGAGTGCTGATCTTGGTTTCTGGGATTGGAATATAGTAGATGGAAGTATTATGCCAAACGAGAAATGGGCTTCTCTTCTTGGTTATACTCTTTCGGAATTGGAACCGAATTACAAGTTTTGGGAATCCTCGGTTCATCCTGAAGATTATCGAAAAACTGTAGATCAATTGGATCGCCACCTAAAAGGTGAATTAGAACTTTTTGATGCTGATTTTAGAATGAAATGCAAGGACGGATCTTGGAAATGGATCCGTTCTAGAGGAAAGGTTTGGGAAAGAGATAAGAAAGGAAAGCCGATCCGAGCCTTGGGTATCCATCTAGATATCAATGAATCCAAGGAAACGGAAAAGATCTTAGCAGAAAAAGAAAGAACCTTAGATCTGGCTGTGCAAGGCGCCAATTTGGGTATCTGGGACTTCGACATACTCACCAACGAACATCATGTAGATGAGAATTGGCTGAAAATGATCGGCTACAAACCGGGAGATATAAATCCTACATACGAATTTTGGAATGATAATCTACATCCTGACGACAGAAACAAAACGAACGAGGCTTGGCAGAGTTATGTAAAAGGAGAAGTGGAGGCCTATTCTACCGCATTTCGTCTGAAATGCAAAGATGGTTCCTACAAATGGATCCTAACCAGAGGCAAGATCGCAGAAAGGGACTCCCAAGGAAATCCGATCCGAATGATTGGGATCCATATCGATATCTCCGAACAAAAGCAAACGGAAGATGAGTTACTCGAAACGAAACTCTTCTTGGATCGTGCACAAAAAACGGCGAAAGTAGGAAGTTGGGAATATGATATCGCTAGTGGAAAACTGAAAGCCTCAGAAGAGTTGTATCAGATTTTAGAGACCACTGATCTAGAAGACCCGAGCATGCTATCAAGTATCCATCCCGACGATAGGGAAAGGGTTTCCGAGCATTTCCTTAGATCCGTCCAAGAAGGAATCGCTGAGGAAATAGAATATAGATCTCTTACTCCTTCCGGAACGGAAAAAATCCTACTCAATCGAACAGACTTTATCCGAGATCCAGAAGCAAGAGTTCAAAAATTACTCGGAACGATCCAGGACATTTCCTTACAGAGAAAAAAGGAAAAAGAAGAAGAAAGAAAAAGAGATCTCGAAAGATTAACTTCCTCTATTTCTACAGAACTCATCAATCAGCCGATTTTAGAGATTGAAGAGGCGATTTATAATACCATCAAGAAAGTAACACATTTCTTTAATATGGATCGAGGAAATCTAGTTACCTATGATCTGGATCGGATGATACGCACTCTCGTGTGTGAATATATTCATCCGAATGCAAAGAACCAAACCCAAACCTGGCAAAAGGAAACTACGATCAATCCGGAACATCCTTTGAGTAGGACTCTTCTCGGTGGTTCCATGGTGGTTACAGACGTAGAAGGAGTGGTTTCTTTAGACAAAGAGATAAAGATGCCTATCCAGGCCTTGACGATAAAATCTCTCGTGGCTGTTCCTCTTACTTTCGAAGGAAAGATCGTAGGAGGCTTAGGCATCAATTCGGAGAAGACCTTAAAAGAAAGAGAGCATCAATTCACAGACTTTGAACTCTCCGGCTTGAAAGCGATCGGAGAATTATTAACCAACGCTTTAGAAAGAAAGAGAAAGCATGCAGAGTTAGTCGCAGAACGAGATCTATTATCCGAAATCATGAAGACGTCCGTTGCTGCGATCACTGTGCTTAGTCCGGACGGCTCCATACTCTATGCAAACTCATCCGCAGAAAGGGTTTTAGGACTGACCTTGGACAAGATCCAAAGCAGAAAGTACAACGCTCCGGAATGGAAGGCAACTTCTATAGACGGCGGGGAATGGACTATGGAGGACCAACCCTTCGTCCGAGTCATGAAATCCGGACAGCCGGTTTACGATGTAAGACATGCGATCGAAGACGATCAGGGAAGGAAAAAATTCCTATCTATCAACGGAGCTCCGATCAAGGACTCGGAAGGAAATATAACAAATCTAGTTTTTCTAATATTAGATATTACTGAATCATTATTGGCGGAAAAAGCCTTAAAGCAGAACGAGGACAGATACAGAAGGGTGGCAGAACAAACAGGCCAGCTCGTATACGATCAGGATCTCCCTTCGGGAAAAATAACATGGGCGGGAGCGGTCGAAAAGATTACCGGATATAATTTCCAAGAATTCCAACATGTAGACGAAACATTAAGAACCGAATTCATTCATCCTGAAGATAGAACCAGAGTCCTCCGTTCCGTAAGTTATGCGAGAGAGAATGGAGGACATTTTACTGCAGAGTATCGATTCTTGAGAAAAGACGGAAATTATATCATTGTAGAAGACAAAGGAGTCTTCGTTACAAACTCAAAGTTCGAGACCAATCGACTTTTAGGTGCAATGGCCGATATCACCGAAAGAAGACAGGCCCAAAACGATCTCATGGAATCCGAAGAGAGACTCCGTCTAGCATTGAACGCTTCCAAGATGGGAACCTGGAGCTGGAACTTAGTTGATGGTTCCGTATATTGGTCTTCCGATACGGCTGCAATCTTCGGGTTGCAAACTGTGGACAGTAACCAAGGAAAACCAGGTTATTTCATGGATCTTGCGCATCCGGATGATAGGGAAAGGATCCAAAGATCCATACGCTCAAGCATCCGAGGAGGATCTTCGGATGTACATCTAGAATATCGAATGTTCCATCCTGATGGAACCGTGCATTGGCTGGAAGCGAGAGGACAGGTTTACAGAAAATCCGGAAAGATGCCGATCCGAATGGCCGGCATCATCATGGATATTACTGACAGAAAAAAATCGGAAGAGAAATTAAAGGCAAGCGAAGCTCGTTTCCAAACCTTTTATCGTTTTGCGAATGAGGCGATCATCTTCCTTCATCCAAGGACGGAGAAGATCCTGGATATCAATCCGGCTTTTCTACGTATCTTCGGATTCTCTCAAAAGGATCTATATTCCATCTCTCCGGTTTCTCTATTTACTCCGGATTCCTGGGCAACTCTTCATGCGAGGATACGTTCTTTTGAAAGCTCAGAGAATTTAGAACTGCAAGCGGTACGCTGGAATGGACAAATTTTCTCTGCGATAGGAAGCGTGCATTTCTATACGGAGAGAGATTCTTATGTGGCTGCTATCAGTATTTCCGATACCTCTGCTCTGCAAGAAGTACGCGAATTAAAAGTGATCAATGATGAGATCACGGTTCGAAATCGCCTCATTGAAATGCAAAAGAATGAGCTCCAAGAAACATTAGAAAATCTTACTAAAGCACAGGCTCAACTCATCCAATCCGAAAAAATGGCGGCATTAGGACAATTGATCGCCGGTGTCGCTCATGAGATCAATAACCCGATCGGAGCGGTACAAGCTTCCAACCAGAATCTACAAGAAAGCCTAATTCGTTTCCAAACAATCCTACCGGACGTACAGACAGTTTTAGCGGCAATGACTCCAGAGCAAGTGGAATCTTTCAAAGTATTCTTAGGATTGGTGAGACAGTCCAAAGAACAGTTAGCTGGGATGGAGGAAAGGAATGCAAAGAAAGCGATCATATCTCAATTACAAGAATTGCATATTCCAAATCATTACGCATTTGCAGAAGCACTTGTGGATATGGGATTCAAAGAATTGCCCAAGGTTGCTATTCCGTTTTTACGTTGCGACCGAGCAAATGTACTCTTAGAATATTCCACTTTAGAGGCGTTCTTCTTCTCGAATACGAATACGATACAGATGGCAGTGGATCGGGTCTCCAAGATCTTATACGCTCTCAAGAACTTCTCCCATTTCGATACGACTTCGGAAAAGATGCTGGCTTCGATTCCGGAGAATATAGAGACCGTACTCACTATCTATCAGAACCAACTCAAGAAAGGGATCAATGTCACAAAGGAATACGGAGATATTCCGAAAATCTTATGTTATCCGGACGATCTAATGCACGTGTGGACAAATTTGATCTACAACTCCTTGCAAGCAATGGATTTCAGAGGCAATATTAAGATCAAGGCATACAAAAAATCGGACTGTATTGCGGTTGAGATCAGCGACAATGGACCGGGGATTCCCGAAGCGATTTTAGATAAGATCTTTCAGCCATTCTTTACTACCAAGCTCCCGGGAGAAGGGAGCGGACTCGGATTAGATATAGTTAAAAAGATCGTAGAGAAACACGAAGGCAAGATAGAGGTAGAAACCGCTCCGGGAGCGACTACATTTCGGATCCTTCTTCCGATCCTAAGAGCGAAACATATAGGAATATTAGATATACCTTAA
- a CDS encoding methyl-accepting chemotaxis protein gives MSIRYRISLYLSLVLLTGSLVLAGINSFTSYFSLKAQVESGSNMAGKRYEYEISNFLNLVLGSLRGFQFTLESSKLTRPEVVNALKKLADTDTHFFGTWVLYEPNGFDGQDAKFKNTPYHDATGRFIPYWNRASGELQITFAESYDVDDVISFFYRIPKKTRKDFISDPYVYSVGGKDVLMISVVKPLLKGGNFIGTVGTDIAMQNLQEQLGSIRPFRGEGYLTLVSPDGIYAANGGNPSLVGKPIPDESVREKVKELNAKGADFSIHQGGSTHYFFPFVLGNYDKSWAVEVSIPDSIFWSDLRGVILQTILSSLVIMVMILVILNLIFNRLITSGLLEAIGFSEKIADGDLTASAEIKREDEIGKLLKSMDTMKENLSKIILDIKTSSTKLNQTSDKMADSSRNFSDVAQTQASAAEESSAAVEELAASADNVRHSMEKAIENMKEIDSNVVLLREQIGTINSEMQTLSKVASESQERAITGENAMGATNQAMDEIGESASRINEILSIITEISEKTNLLALNAAIEAARAGEAGKGFAVVAEEIGKLASQTSSSVQEIGELVDSTNNAVHNGNTKVKEASEILRKLRTSVDSFGLSAKKVLDSVSTQEKNTQDIHQSATFLMNFSLQIEEAVQEQKRATDEITKTILSISEGTQEVASGADDLTSYSGEMHGQSEGLLRSVDKFKL, from the coding sequence ATGAGCATTCGTTATCGGATCTCTCTTTACTTAAGTCTTGTTCTTCTTACTGGCTCTTTAGTATTAGCCGGTATTAATTCATTTACTTCTTATTTTAGTTTGAAAGCCCAGGTGGAGTCCGGCTCCAATATGGCGGGCAAAAGATACGAATATGAAATTTCAAACTTTCTGAATTTGGTATTAGGATCTTTGAGAGGATTCCAATTTACTTTAGAATCTTCTAAACTAACTCGACCGGAAGTGGTGAATGCTCTTAAGAAACTTGCCGATACAGACACTCATTTTTTCGGAACTTGGGTATTGTATGAGCCGAATGGATTCGATGGACAAGATGCAAAATTCAAGAACACTCCGTATCATGATGCAACCGGAAGATTTATCCCGTATTGGAATCGCGCAAGCGGAGAATTACAGATCACATTTGCGGAATCCTATGATGTGGATGATGTAATCAGTTTCTTCTATCGAATTCCCAAGAAAACACGCAAAGATTTTATTTCAGACCCATACGTATATTCCGTTGGAGGAAAGGACGTACTCATGATCTCAGTGGTAAAACCTCTTCTTAAGGGAGGGAATTTTATCGGAACTGTGGGAACTGATATAGCCATGCAGAATCTACAGGAACAGTTGGGATCCATTCGTCCGTTTCGAGGAGAAGGTTATCTTACTTTGGTTTCTCCTGATGGAATCTATGCTGCGAACGGTGGGAACCCTTCTCTCGTAGGAAAGCCCATTCCCGATGAGTCGGTTCGAGAAAAAGTAAAAGAGTTAAACGCAAAAGGGGCAGATTTTAGCATCCACCAGGGCGGCTCCACTCACTATTTCTTTCCTTTCGTATTAGGAAATTATGATAAATCTTGGGCAGTAGAAGTGTCGATCCCGGACTCTATCTTCTGGTCGGATCTAAGAGGAGTGATCCTGCAGACGATTCTTTCTTCTCTTGTAATCATGGTGATGATCCTTGTGATCTTGAATTTGATCTTCAATCGTTTGATTACTTCAGGACTACTAGAGGCGATCGGTTTCTCGGAAAAAATAGCAGATGGAGACTTGACAGCTTCTGCTGAGATCAAGAGAGAAGATGAGATAGGTAAACTGCTAAAGTCCATGGATACGATGAAGGAAAATCTTTCCAAGATCATCCTGGATATCAAGACATCCTCTACGAAACTCAACCAAACCTCTGATAAGATGGCGGATTCGTCTCGTAACTTCTCAGACGTAGCCCAAACCCAGGCTTCCGCTGCAGAAGAATCTTCTGCCGCAGTCGAAGAGCTTGCAGCTTCTGCAGATAATGTTCGTCATTCCATGGAGAAGGCGATCGAGAACATGAAGGAGATCGATTCAAATGTGGTTCTCCTACGAGAACAGATTGGAACGATCAATAGTGAGATGCAGACCTTATCTAAAGTGGCTTCCGAATCACAAGAGAGAGCGATCACTGGTGAGAATGCTATGGGTGCGACGAACCAGGCTATGGATGAGATAGGGGAGAGTGCGAGTCGTATCAACGAGATCCTTTCGATCATCACGGAGATCTCTGAAAAGACAAACTTACTCGCATTGAATGCAGCGATTGAGGCAGCTAGGGCTGGAGAGGCTGGTAAAGGCTTTGCGGTAGTAGCAGAAGAGATTGGTAAACTTGCCTCTCAGACCTCGAGCTCAGTGCAGGAGATTGGAGAGTTAGTAGATTCAACGAATAATGCAGTTCATAACGGAAATACGAAAGTGAAAGAGGCGAGTGAGATCCTTCGTAAGCTTAGGACAAGTGTAGATTCATTCGGTTTATCAGCGAAGAAGGTATTGGACTCAGTTAGCACTCAGGAGAAGAACACTCAAGACATCCATCAATCTGCAACTTTCTTAATGAACTTCAGTTTGCAGATAGAAGAGGCAGTCCAGGAACAGAAGAGGGCAACAGACGAGATCACGAAGACAATCCTTTCGATTTCTGAGGGAACCCAGGAAGTTGCTTCTGGAGCAGATGATCTTACTTCTTATTCCGGAGAGATGCACGGACAGTCGGAAGGACTTCTGAGATCTGTAGATAAGTTCAAACTCTAG
- a CDS encoding ATP-binding protein, with protein sequence MSLRTRFSLYCAAVLVTFSVILTLLVVVSAYYDARVSSQEAALAKAESASYEIRKLFSDGMFKLGELKTRWELSKPIRTFAEQELVDSFIQDKRFLGAWAIFEPNEFDGQDRVYATRKGSRPNGRFIPYFYRNLKNPDIINTIECMFYDNTDGSGDFYQVPKRTLNDFLGEPYLYPIDGEKVFMISLARPVIRAGKFVGVVGLDLKISDIEQELFSNWPFESGYIALLSPRGIYAAHSKKGILQGKNAGPISVRDSILKSLSTGQPFFHETAEGRSYVFPFHVGNYGQNWAIEVHVPDSILWNDLGPIILRSLLITFTLLPVCLFFIDRFFCKYVSEGISSASMFADSLGGGNYSVQIPDREFKDEIFHLFSALENMKEKLLRAIDQQIRSEKILQESAEIVARNEIIRLQKEELENTLGELRTAQETLLRNERLAAIGRISGAVSHQINNPLGAMNAARENISFYTLRIVSLLPILVEYLASADPEEKYAFDTTFQAILENTKETIGKKFRETRRAIEAFLREEEVEEAGDKAAVIAELGFLDCPKLVLHLCSSPEWERISEFFMAVRGLCVSEEVIHRSTDRMYKIVSALETYSGITREGAERLVKISDTVEAVLGVYEGAGGNRVTVERNYISDAMMRCVPEDLVRLWTQVVDNAYQAMSGEGKLRIHIFNIGTDVTCEVEDSGPGIPKSIREKVGEVLSSGKMEGVGAGIGLAVAASISKKYGGSWDWESEPGRTVFRFTFPRISQ encoded by the coding sequence ATGAGCCTACGGACTCGCTTCTCTCTTTATTGCGCGGCGGTTCTTGTAACATTCTCCGTCATTCTCACTCTTCTCGTCGTGGTCTCCGCATATTATGATGCGAGAGTATCTTCTCAGGAAGCAGCCTTAGCTAAGGCAGAAAGCGCCTCCTACGAGATCAGAAAACTTTTTTCGGATGGAATGTTCAAGTTGGGAGAGCTCAAGACCAGGTGGGAGCTTTCCAAACCCATTCGGACGTTTGCAGAGCAAGAGCTTGTCGATTCCTTCATTCAAGACAAGAGATTCTTAGGAGCCTGGGCCATCTTCGAGCCGAATGAATTTGATGGCCAGGATCGTGTCTACGCAACTCGTAAAGGTTCCCGCCCCAACGGTAGGTTTATACCTTACTTCTATCGTAATTTAAAGAATCCTGATATTATCAATACAATAGAATGCATGTTCTATGATAATACGGATGGCTCTGGTGACTTCTATCAGGTTCCCAAACGAACTCTAAACGATTTTCTGGGAGAGCCGTATTTGTATCCGATAGACGGAGAGAAAGTCTTCATGATATCTCTGGCCCGTCCTGTTATTCGAGCAGGAAAATTCGTAGGAGTGGTCGGGCTAGATCTAAAGATCTCAGACATTGAGCAGGAATTATTTTCGAATTGGCCTTTTGAAAGCGGGTATATCGCACTTCTTTCTCCGAGAGGGATCTACGCGGCTCATAGTAAGAAGGGGATTCTACAAGGTAAGAATGCTGGCCCTATCAGCGTAAGGGACTCCATTCTAAAATCCTTATCTACCGGTCAGCCTTTCTTTCATGAGACGGCAGAGGGTAGATCCTACGTATTTCCTTTTCATGTTGGAAATTACGGACAGAATTGGGCGATAGAAGTACATGTTCCTGATTCGATACTTTGGAATGATCTAGGTCCGATTATTCTTCGCTCTCTTCTTATTACATTTACTCTTTTGCCGGTTTGTCTTTTCTTTATAGATCGCTTCTTTTGCAAGTATGTGTCGGAAGGAATTTCCTCTGCTTCTATGTTTGCGGATTCTTTAGGAGGAGGAAATTATTCGGTCCAGATTCCGGATCGGGAATTTAAGGATGAGATCTTTCATCTATTCTCCGCATTAGAGAATATGAAAGAGAAATTACTGAGAGCGATAGACCAACAAATTCGCTCCGAGAAGATCTTACAAGAGTCGGCGGAGATCGTAGCTAGAAACGAGATCATCCGATTGCAAAAAGAAGAATTAGAAAATACTCTGGGAGAATTGAGAACTGCCCAAGAGACCTTGCTCAGAAACGAAAGGCTCGCGGCGATCGGTCGGATTTCAGGTGCGGTAAGTCATCAGATCAATAATCCTTTGGGTGCGATGAATGCTGCCAGGGAAAATATTTCATTCTATACTCTTAGAATCGTTTCTCTTCTTCCTATCTTGGTAGAATATTTAGCGAGTGCTGATCCAGAAGAAAAATACGCATTCGATACTACATTCCAAGCTATATTAGAAAATACGAAAGAAACTATAGGTAAGAAATTTAGAGAGACCAGGCGTGCAATCGAAGCCTTCTTAAGAGAAGAAGAAGTAGAGGAAGCAGGGGACAAGGCCGCGGTGATCGCAGAGCTTGGCTTCTTGGATTGTCCTAAACTAGTATTGCATTTATGTTCTTCTCCTGAATGGGAAAGGATCTCAGAGTTCTTTATGGCGGTCAGAGGTCTATGTGTTTCGGAAGAAGTCATACATAGATCCACAGACAGAATGTATAAGATCGTCTCTGCCTTGGAGACGTATTCCGGTATCACAAGAGAAGGTGCCGAAAGACTAGTGAAGATCTCCGATACTGTGGAAGCTGTATTAGGAGTTTATGAAGGAGCCGGAGGAAACCGGGTTACTGTAGAGAGAAATTATATCTCAGACGCAATGATGAGATGTGTGCCTGAGGATTTGGTAAGGCTCTGGACCCAGGTCGTGGACAATGCGTACCAAGCCATGTCCGGAGAAGGAAAACTAAGAATCCATATCTTTAATATCGGGACCGATGTCACATGCGAAGTAGAAGATAGCGGGCCTGGGATCCCCAAGAGCATCAGAGAAAAGGTCGGAGAAGTACTTTCTTCCGGCAAGATGGAAGGAGTAGGGGCCGGTATAGGTCTCGCAGTAGCAGCTTCCATTTCAAAAAAATACGGAGGAAGTTGGGATTGGGAAAGCGAGCCTGGACGTACTGTCTTTCGTTTTACCTTTCCTAGAATTTCCCAATAA
- a CDS encoding response regulator produces MEKAILFVDDEALILMSMKSQVKRHLGDTYRYETALDASEAMQIIEELVTEGVKILIVISDWLMPNIKGDEFLRIVHQRYPEIQKIIITGHADIASVEALKKEINLYSYLKKPWDEKELVTTITSALK; encoded by the coding sequence GTGGAAAAAGCGATTCTTTTTGTCGATGATGAGGCGCTCATATTAATGAGTATGAAATCCCAGGTGAAACGTCATTTGGGAGATACATACCGCTATGAAACTGCGCTTGATGCTTCCGAGGCGATGCAAATCATCGAGGAACTCGTTACCGAAGGAGTCAAAATCCTGATCGTAATCTCCGATTGGTTAATGCCGAATATTAAGGGGGACGAGTTCCTTAGGATCGTTCACCAAAGATATCCTGAAATACAAAAGATCATTATCACCGGTCATGCGGATATCGCATCGGTGGAAGCTCTGAAAAAAGAAATCAATCTTTACAGCTATTTGAAGAAACCCTGGGACGAAAAAGAACTCGTAACCACAATCACTTCTGCTTTAAAATAA